The sequence below is a genomic window from Streptomyces sp. NBC_00289.
GCTGGGCCTGCCCGAGATGAAGCTCGGAGTGCTCCCCGGCGCGGGCGGCACCCAGCGGCTGCCGCGACTGCTGCCGCCGGCCGTCGCCAAGCAGATGATCCTCACCGGCGAGCCCCTCGACGCGGAACGCGCCTGGCAGCTCGGCCTGGTCAACGAGGTCGCCGAACCCGGCGGCACGCTCGCGGCCGCCGAGGCCCTGGCCGTGCGGCTCGCGGCCGGCGCCCCGCTCGCGCTCGCGGCCGGCAAGCGGCTCGTCGACCACGGGCTCGGCATGGACCTCACGGCGGCGATCGCCTACGAGCGCGAGACCGTCTCGGTGCTGTTCTCCACCGAGGACCGGGTCGAGGGCCTCAAGGCCTTCCGGGAGCGCCGGCCCGGAGAGTTCCGCGGCGTGTAGCGAGCCCCGTCCCGACAGACCGACAGATCCGAACCAGGCGTGGAGGTGGGCCGTGCGGCCACTGGAGGGCTTTACCGTCGTCGAGCTGGGCATGTGGGTCGCGGCCCCGGCCGCGGCCACCATGCTGGCCGACTGGGGCGCGGACGTGGTCAAGGTGGAGGCACCCACCGGCGACCCCAACCGGTACACACTGCGGCACGTCGGCCAGGACATCGACAGCGCGCCCCCGTTCGAGACCGACAACCGCGGC
It includes:
- a CDS encoding enoyl-CoA hydratase/isomerase family protein, producing the protein MSSVLRVELRDHIAVLTLDRPERLNAVGSDTAEQLTRALEDLRHDDDVRALVLAGAGRAFSAGADLGEIESFTTPGQFRAFVGRLTEAYALLEDFPKPSVAAVHGFAFGGGLELALACDLRVAERGARLGLPEMKLGVLPGAGGTQRLPRLLPPAVAKQMILTGEPLDAERAWQLGLVNEVAEPGGTLAAAEALAVRLAAGAPLALAAGKRLVDHGLGMDLTAAIAYERETVSVLFSTEDRVEGLKAFRERRPGEFRGV